One genomic window of Cupriavidus malaysiensis includes the following:
- a CDS encoding DUF6950 family protein → MERLQDWPSRLAEFVESRRDVGFARGKADCCMLVADAVQAMTGVDYAARWRGTYLTDKAAFRLLRDYGGVAGVATLLLGPAVSPALAGRGDVVLIEAPEGEALALCLGDKIAVQDRNGLTFAPTSAAKAAWKV, encoded by the coding sequence ATGGAACGCTTGCAGGATTGGCCGAGTCGGCTAGCGGAGTTCGTCGAAAGTCGCCGCGATGTTGGCTTTGCGCGAGGCAAGGCGGACTGCTGCATGCTGGTGGCGGATGCCGTGCAGGCGATGACAGGCGTGGACTATGCGGCGCGCTGGCGAGGAACCTACTTGACCGACAAGGCGGCATTCCGCCTGCTGCGGGACTACGGCGGTGTGGCCGGTGTCGCCACGCTGCTGCTCGGTCCCGCTGTTTCCCCGGCGCTGGCTGGTCGCGGGGATGTCGTTCTGATCGAAGCGCCCGAAGGCGAGGCGCTTGCGCTGTGCCTCGGCGACAAGATCGCTGTGCAGGATCGCAACGGCCTCACCTTTGCGCCGACTTCCGCTGCGAAGGCCGCGTGGAAAGTTTAG